The window CGATTATACTGAAGAAGATCAAATCTTTGAAAAAGAAGCCAATAATATGGCTGGCATGTTATTGGCAAATAAAAAAGCCATTCAATCATTACTGAATGAAAGAAAGCCTTTTAATTATTTATGCAAATATTTCGGAATTAGTAACCAAGCTATGAGAATCCGATTATTTAACTTATTTTACTTTCAAACAGCTAAACAAGTCATTGAAGAAGAAAAACAAGTTAAGAATATTTTTATCTACTCACAGCAAACAATTGCCAACTATATTTATAAAAACTATCAATTAAATATCAAATAAAATCTGCCACCAAACACGGAAACCGCGCGACAGCCAACCGCCACCACAACAGATAAGCTCGCCCGTGGTTATTATTATCATCGTGGCTTTTTTTATTGTCTTTAAATCTATAAAAATACAGAAAACTAAAAAAAATTGTTGACACAAGCAAGTCAAAAATGCTTGATTGAGAGTGAGGGAAGTTTAGAGCTGAAGATAGTTTTTCCCTTGTTTTTAGGAAGAAAAAAACTTTAATCAAACAAACACTTGACCGATCGTTCAGTCGTCCGTCACCTTATCCATACAAGCTTTGGTTTTACCCACCTGCTTTAATCAATTACTTAGTCATTGAACCAATAAAAAAACGCCCTTATTGGCGCTGTATCACTATATTTATTCTCTTTGTCACGATACAGCTTAAATACAAGCTCTGTGTCCTTTAACACCGTTTTACCTGCCGAGCCGTTAATGGTCGCTCTCACCCTACTACACGCCCAGTATGGATTGTTTATGTAGCACCCAAATATTTTTGTACAGTAGTGTCTGGGAAAATGGCACTTGTCTATTTTTTCGTATACCTGATACAGCACTTTGGATCTACCGAGTTGTAAGAAACACAACTACCCCCTACCTGTCATATCAACCATACCCCTTAAAGTGTTTGGCTTCACTCTTTCTGAAATCATCCACATTTACAACACAAAGGTTATGTTGTATAATATATCTACGTTAACCAGAACAAATAAGATTTACGTAGCTATCAAGGACTGCAATCCTTGGTGGCTTTTCTTTTATTTTTTTTTCCTTAATTCAACTGTCATTGTATCATCAACAAAAACAGAATGTCAAAGCTTTTTTAATTAGCACTACTGCACTATTAGACTATTGAACTACTTGTTTCCTAGACTATCTATTACTAACACTAAATAGTCTAGGAACTACTTAGTGTTAGTATACTTGCACTGTTGCACTTTTATAAAATGCTGTTACAATAACATTATAAGAACTTATTTTTATTTATTTAGCACTATCGCACTATTATACTGTTTACCACTAGAACTACTAGACTATTGTGTGCATTAGTCTTAGTAATAAAGAACTACTGAACTACATTAAGAAAGGATTAACATGACACAGGTTATAACGTTCGGAAACTTTAAAGGTGGTGTTGGGAAAACTTCTAACTCCACAATGGTTGCACTAGAATTAAGTAAAAGGAACTTTAGAACTCTTTTAGTAGACTTAGACCCCCAAGGTAATGCAACAACTTTATATCTAAAAACAAAAGCAAATTTAACTGATAAAATGGTTACGTTTGATAAATCTTTAATGTCTAGTATAGAGGAAGGGGATTTATCTCATTCCATAATAAATATCATGGACAATTTGGATTTAATGGCTTCCGCTCCAGATTTCTCTTTATATCCAAGATATATGGAAAAATTTAAAGACTATAATGATCGAGTAAAACAATTTGATAAGCTATTAACTCCAATTAAAGAAAATTATGACTATATAATAGTCGATATTCCACCAACAATATCATTAATTACAGATAGTGCTCTGTATGCGTCAGATTATAGTTTAATTGTCATGCAAACACATGAAGCAAGTTTTACTGGAGCAGAAACATTTATTAAGTATATTCAAGACGAAGTAATAGACACTTACGAAGCACCTAGACTAGAACTAATTGGGATATTAGCTGTCCTAATGCAAGCTGGCGCGCCAGTTGATGAAGCAACTATTATCAATGCTACTGAAACATTTGGTGAAGGTAATATTCTTGATACTAAAATACACGCAATGCAACGAATAAAAAGATATGGTATCACCGGTATCACATTTAATAGTAAACACGACAAAAATGTCTTTGCTGTTTATGAAAAAGTAACAGACGAAATGCTAAAAAGAATAGAGGATATTGAACATGGCTAATTCGCTAATCCAATCAAACAGAAATAAAAAAAATATTACCCCTAAAGTAATTGCAAAAGCAGAAGACTTTACAACAGAAAAGAAATCAAATGTACCCGCTACTAGCGTATCATTCGATACAAACTTAAAAATCAGCAATCATTCAAGAAATAAACTACAAGCAATAGCCAACTTAGGATATGCGGATAGTCAAAAAAGCGCTTTAGATCTGGCTTTACAAGCGTTTGTAGACAATCTAAGTAGTAGTGAACAAAAGTCATTCGCTTTACAAACTAATACTTTAGAAGCGCGCGACGCACGCTTGAAAAATAAATAAAATAAATTAGTATAGACTTTGAAAAAGATGCAAAAATAATTTGTACTATGTGCAAAATGGGCAGGGACGCAAAAAACTCACAATGATGAAACCAATTTTAAAATATCGTGGTGGTAAATCTAAAGAAATACCGTATTTTGTTGAATACATACCAAAATTCAGTACTTATTTTGAACCATTTTTTGGTGGTGGTTCTACTTATTTTTATCTAGAACCAGAAGATGCATTTGTGGGTGATATCAATTACTCACTAATTGATTTTTATAAAGGAGTAAGTGGAAAGCATTTTTGTAAAATTAAAAAAGAATTAACAGACCTCCAAAATCAATATGAAGCCAACAGAAGTATTTTTATAAAGCGAAAAAAACTACAATTAGATACGATGAGAGTAGACGATCCAAATGAAACTCTCTATTATCAAATTAGAGATATGTTCAATGGTAAACAAAAGACAAAATATGAAAAAGCTACTCTGTATTTTTTTATTAACAAAACAGCTTATTCAGGAATGGTACGCTATAATTCTTTAGGTGAGTTCAATGTACCCTACGGAAGATATGCAAATTTTAATACTCAATTATTGACAAAACAGCATCATAATTTGTTGTCAAAAGCAGAAATATATAACTCATCTTATGAATTTGCATTTAACAAAGCTACTTCAAATGATTTTATTTTCTTGGACCCTCCATATGACACCGTTTTTTCCGAATACGGTAACGAAGCTTTTACTGGTGATTTTGGAGAACTAGAACATCGCAAGCTTGCTAGCGACTTTAAAAATTTATCTTCCCCTGCATTAATGATTATTGGAGAAAC is drawn from Leuconostoc mesenteroides subsp. mesenteroides and contains these coding sequences:
- a CDS encoding AAA family ATPase, with the translated sequence MTQVITFGNFKGGVGKTSNSTMVALELSKRNFRTLLVDLDPQGNATTLYLKTKANLTDKMVTFDKSLMSSIEEGDLSHSIINIMDNLDLMASAPDFSLYPRYMEKFKDYNDRVKQFDKLLTPIKENYDYIIVDIPPTISLITDSALYASDYSLIVMQTHEASFTGAETFIKYIQDEVIDTYEAPRLELIGILAVLMQAGAPVDEATIINATETFGEGNILDTKIHAMQRIKRYGITGITFNSKHDKNVFAVYEKVTDEMLKRIEDIEHG
- a CDS encoding Dam family site-specific DNA-(adenine-N6)-methyltransferase, with protein sequence MKPILKYRGGKSKEIPYFVEYIPKFSTYFEPFFGGGSTYFYLEPEDAFVGDINYSLIDFYKGVSGKHFCKIKKELTDLQNQYEANRSIFIKRKKLQLDTMRVDDPNETLYYQIRDMFNGKQKTKYEKATLYFFINKTAYSGMVRYNSLGEFNVPYGRYANFNTQLLTKQHHNLLSKAEIYNSSYEFAFNKATSNDFIFLDPPYDTVFSEYGNEAFTGDFGELEHRKLASDFKNLSSPALMIIGETDLTKELYSGFIKDEYVKRYSVNIKNRFKSEANHLIITNY